The genomic segment CGGGTAGCGGAAGAAAATTTAGCGGTTCCGCGCAGTATTTCTTCGTTTACGCTGCCGCTCGGTGCGACAATTAATATGAACGGTACCGCCATCTATCTCGGTGTTTGTGCGATGTTTATCGGATACGCAATCGGTTCTCCGCTGACTATCGCGCAGCAAGTTACCGTTGTACTTACGGCAACATTGGCCGCGGTCGGCACTGCAGGCGTTCCGGGATCGGGTGCGATTATGCTGCTGATGGTACTCGATTCCTGCGGTTTAAAACTCACTGAAGGTTCTGCCGTAGCTGCTGCATACGCAATGATTCTCGGAATTGATGCGCTGCTTGACATGGGAAGAACGTGTATCAATGTAACGGGTGATGTTGTAGGTACGCTTATCGTTTCAAAACAGGAAGAAAAATATCAAGCGTCAAGCAAGACGGGGGCATAATCGCAGCTCAGATCAAGGAAACTGTCCAAAACCGGTTGGCAGGTACGCTTTTGCAGGATATGATATGCTCAATCATTTCCTTTTATTCGTTTCGTGTCTTAGAAACAAAGCGGGTACATTCGCTGATAAATTCAAGATTGACGGTAGCAACCGGCCCGTTACGCTGCTTTGCAACAATCAATTCGGTATCGGGGCTTTCGCGTTTTTCTCGATGTAGAAACATAACGACGTCGGCATCCTGTTCGATAGCGCCCGATTCCCGTAAGTTAGCCAGTGTCGGCGCCGTTCCTTCAGCATCACGCCCTACCTGTGATAGCGCTACGACGGGAATATTGAGCTCACGGGCGAGGCTTTTCAGCGACTGGGAAATTTCAGCAAAACGCTCATGGCGCGGGATGGTATTATTTTCCGATGCGATTAAACCGAGGTAGTCGATAAAGATAATTTTTACCCCTTCTTGCAAGCAGAGCTGCCGCGCCATCGCCCGTAAATCGAGCAGTTTCATATTCGGCATATCAACGATGTAAAGAGGTGCATCATAGAGTCTGCCCGCGGCGTCTTGCAGTTTTGCAAAATCGGCACTCTGTAAATTTCCGGAACGGATTTTTGAAGAAGACACCCGCGATTCCAGAGAGAAGAGCCGGTGTATCAGCTGCATGTTGGACATTTCAAGTGAAAAGAAAGCCGCCGGTATTTTTTTTGTTACTGAAATGTAGTCGGCAATGGTGAGGGCAAGCGCTGTCTTTCCGATCGAAGGACGGGCTCCGATAATAATGAGCTCCGAGTTT from the Treponema vincentii F0403 genome contains:
- a CDS encoding dicarboxylate/amino acid:cation symporter, coding for MQYAPIGVFVLISIVFAQQGPQAIGPLLMVTLCAYLGFVVQTVAVYGAILAASKISPVDFFKKIHEIMITAFVTRSSSGTLPVTMRVAEENLAVPRSISSFTLPLGATINMNGTAIYLGVCAMFIGYAIGSPLTIAQQVTVVLTATLAAVGTAGVPGSGAIMLLMVLDSCGLKLTEGSAVAAAYAMILGIDALLDMGRTCINVTGDVVGTLIVSKQEEKYQASSKTGA
- the dnaB gene encoding replicative DNA helicase codes for the protein MSDMMKQLSSLKDKIPPNNTEAEVAVLGAVLLDSEAIGTVLQYIRAESFYTLTHQKIFQAVVDLYNKGQNVDILVISEHLRQEGLLDSVGGTAYIASLTDAVPSTANVAYYAKIVLDAAIRRSLLRVSHQIYADVFDQTVAYSSVLEQAQKNIFDLTDAGQSATFHTPKDLILEAIEIIEARAKHRDEFSGIPSGFEFLDSLTSGFQNSELIIIGARPSIGKTALALTIADYISVTKKIPAAFFSLEMSNMQLIHRLFSLESRVSSSKIRSGNLQSADFAKLQDAAGRLYDAPLYIVDMPNMKLLDLRAMARQLCLQEGVKIIFIDYLGLIASENNTIPRHERFAEISQSLKSLARELNIPVVALSQVGRDAEGTAPTLANLRESGAIEQDADVVMFLHREKRESPDTELIVAKQRNGPVATVNLEFISECTRFVSKTRNE